From Candoia aspera isolate rCanAsp1 chromosome 4, rCanAsp1.hap2, whole genome shotgun sequence, a single genomic window includes:
- the NOM1 gene encoding nucleolar MIF4G domain-containing protein 1: MRRAACSASAAGSSQAARGKGGGRQPQKKQPPVGKLHKLGLAVREFVEAAAGSEGGGSSGSARQPAWSGRKNRRDVRREKRKLKRGRRRRLLSGKGEAKSPLPSRAAPAGKKTPPPPEEEEKEGQQQQLPPAKAQAAAKPLPVAPSASAAARKRALLAANEAEEREIHRLERQLGLHKRRRKRRRPGQEGAAAAAAAAASLPQSFARDGLDYVLGALKSEAAFSGLYESGEEEEGCLSPGEEGEDEDEGEAGSSGDPSPEEGESESEDGEGESPGWGSPEAAAEDPAAPKGSKGNPSQDAAKYVPPQMRMAEETIDAKKREELERLKKSVKGLINRLSEPNLASISGQLEDLYMTNSRKDMNETLTDTLICACVMESTVPSKLLLEHVLLVSVLHQTVGIEVGAHFLETVVRKFDDAYKSESEGKECENLLTLIANLYNFYVVHSLLIFDILKKLVSPFSGKDIELILLLLKNVGFSLRKDDALALKELITEAQKKANAVGKQFQDQSRVCFMLEIMLALRNNDMRKIPGYDPEPVEKLRKLLRTLTHNSSGKESQLRVSLESLLTADQVGRWWIVGSSWSGAPMIESTSNKIEQILPVGKVSSKILKLARKQRMNTDIRRNIFCILMTSEDFLDAFENLLKLRLKDQQEREIVHILIDCCLQEKIYNPFYAYLSAKFCEYERRFQMTFQFSMWDKIRDLGNLSAAAFSNLVNLLTHLLKTKSLSLTVFKVVEFSELDKPKVHFLRQVLSALFLKAEQEELNHIFGKLADNPKLGMLHEGLKLFLTHFLMKNIQASTCVKESALLKEKIEVVTKALKAKESKLKL; encoded by the exons ATGAGGCGGGCGGCCTGCTCCGCGTCGGCGGCTGGCAGCAGTCAGGCTGCCAGGGGAAAAGGCGGAGGAAGACAACCGCAGAAGAAGCAGCCGCCGGTCGGGAAGCTCCACAAACTGGGGCTGGCGGTGAGGGAGTTTGTGGAGGCGGCGGCGGGGTCGGAAGGCGGCGGGTCCTCCGGGTCTGCTCGGCAGCCGGCGTGGAGCGGCCGCAAGAACCGACGGGACGTGAGGCGAGAGAAGCGCAAGCTGAagcgcgggcggcggcggcggctcctgaGCGGCAAGGGGGAAGCGAAGAGCCCGCTCCCCTCCCGGGCAGCTCCCGCTGGAAAGAAGACCCCGCCGCcaccggaggaggaggagaaggaaggacagcagcagcagctaccgCCGGCGAAGGCCCAGGCGGCGGCGAAGCCGCTCCCGGTCGCTCCCTCCGCTTCGGCCGCGGCGCGCAAAAGAGCCCTGCTGGCTGCCAACGAGGCGGAGGAGCGGGAAATACATCGCTTGGAGCGGCAGCTGGGCCTCCACAAGCGCCGCAGGAAGCGGCGAAGGCCCGGCcaggagggggcggcggcggcggcggcggcggcggcatccCTGCCACAGAGCTTCGCCCGGGACGGGCTGGATTACGTGCTGGGAGCGCTGAAGTCCGAGGCCGCTTTCTCGGGCCTCTACGAGAGCggcgaggaggaggaaggatgccTGAGCCCGGGAGAAGAGGGCGAGGACGAGGACGAGGGCGAGGCGGGAAGCTCGGGAGACCCTAGCCCGGAGGAAGGAGAAAGTGAAAGTGAAGACGGGGAAGGGGAGTCCCCTGGCTGGGGAAGCCCGGAGGCTGCAGCCGAGGACCCCGCAGCTCCCAAGGGGTCAAAGGGG aaTCCTAGCCAGGATGCTGCAAAGTATGTGCCACCTCAAATGCGAATGGCTGAAGAGACAATAGATGCCAAAAAGAGAGAAGAATTAGAAAGGCTAAAGAAATCAGTGAAAGGTCTAATTAATAG GCTGAGTGAACCAAATCTAGCTTCGATAAGCGGGCAGTTGGAAGACCTGTATATGACGAACAGTAGAAAAGATATGAATGAAACATTAACAGATACTCTTATCTGTGCTTGTGTTATGGAATCAACAGTCCCTTCCAAGCTGCTCTTGGAGCATGTTCTTTTGGTCAGTGTTCTTCATCAGACTGTGGGAATTGAG GTTGGTGCTCACTTTTTGGAAACGGTGGTGAGGAAATTTGATGACGCCTACAAAAGTGAATCTGAAGGGAAAGAATGCGAGAACCTACTTACCTTAATTGCTAATTTGTATAACTTTTATGTAGTGCATTCATTGCTGATCTTTGACATCTTAAAGAAGCTTGTTAGCCCTTTTTCTGGAAAGGATATTGAACTAATTCTGCTGCTGTTGAAGAATGTGGGCTTTTCTTTGAGGAAAGATGATGCTCTGGCACTGAAAGAACTTATCACCGAGgcccagaagaaagcaaatgcAGTAGGGAAACAATTCCAGGACCAGTCAAGG GTTTGCTTTATGTTGGAGATTATGTTGGCGCTGAGAAATAATGACATGAGGAAAATTCCTGGTTATGACCCAGAGCCAGTTGAAAAATTACGAAAGCTGCTGAGAACACTG ACTCACAATAGTTCTGGAAAAGAATCTCAACTTCGTGTGTCGTTGGAGTCTCTCCTCACAGCTGATCAAGTTGGCCGCTGGTGGATTGTGGGATCCTCTTGGAGTGGTGCTCCAATGATTGAAAGCACCAGCAACAAAATTGAACAAATACTGCCTGTGGGAAAG GTAAGCTCAAAGATTCTGAAGCTTGCTCGTAAGCAGAGAATGAATACTGATATCAGGagaaatatattttgtatcttgATGACAAGTGAAGATTTCTTGGATGCCTTTGAAAATCTTTTAAA GCTTAGGCTTAAAGATCAGCAGGAGAGAGAGATTGTCCATATCCTCATAGATTGTTGCCTGCAAGAGAAGATTTACAATCCCTTCTACGCATATTTATCTGCCAAGTTCTGTGAATATGAAAGGCGATTTCAG ATGACATTCCAGTTCAGTATGTGGGACAAAATCAGAGATCTGGGAAATCTGTCTGCTGCTGCTTTCTCCAACCTAGTTAATCTCTTGACTCACCTGCTGAAGACTAAATCGCTCTCTCTCACTGTCTTCAAG GTGGTTGAATTCAGTGAATTAGATAAGCCAAAAGTTCACTTCCTGCGACAGGTGTTATCTGCATTATTCCTAAAAGCAGAACAAGAAGAGCTCAACCATATCTTTGGAAA GTTGGCTGACAATCCCAAGTTGGGAATGCTACATGAAGGCTTGAAACTTTTTCTTACTCATTTCTTGATGAAAAATATTCAAGCTTCCACATGTGTTAAAGAAAGTGCTTTACTGAAAGAGAAAATTGAAGTAGTAACTAAAGCACTGAAAGCAAAAGAATCAAAACTGAAATTATAA